In Rana temporaria chromosome 3, aRanTem1.1, whole genome shotgun sequence, a single window of DNA contains:
- the LOC120933543 gene encoding uncharacterized protein LOC120933543 isoform X1 has protein sequence MSDRDPTESPAFNQDKADSLLYSARPARGPHPSLKAREVYEASKEETSSNLTALWHKTLSCIKTANETSNNPEQLNTALSRVKKAFENYKRLSEKFYSLLSHYSIEEAAVELKDFTSTDQQRHSTYLEAKAQIEARLAQLHETTSCKSASSRHSGKSSRSARSYHKSSSKSLRSCSVRSTLSDQIVKARQKVAAAQVQAACSEREAAIKAEAKRIQAETEAQLEILQKSKEKEVALVELSVLEQALLEEEGAACPSLAACQDPIERTLQFVLSQNHNITVPPTVGDFSHNHPACGPEGNVSQNQAGQLDTPANRDTPQLPHVTKSSESTYAAHVPPQPYANRDYKGTAKDYRMNSMTPVIQFSSTSNAQRPSDVRPLPRLNPSATPFAPPTSQLQIPTMAQVSAPSVSPVAIKTESIDATELTKSMALQELITTGLYKFDDRPENYRSWRSTFKAVIKSLPVEPQAELDLLIRVRAEGCKIQE, from the exons ATGTCTGACAGAGATCCCACAGAGTCACCTGCATTTAACCAAGATAAAGCAGACTCTTTACTTTATTCTGCTCGTCCCGCTAGAGGCCCTCATCCATCCCTGAAGGCAAGAGAGGTTTATGAAGCAAGTAAGGAAGAAACATCTAGTAACCTGACTGCATTATGGCATAAGACTTTAAGTTGTATAAAAACCGCTAATGAAACTAGCAACAATCCTGAGCAATTGAACACTGCTCTCTCAAGGGTTAAGAAGGCATTTGAGAATTATAAAAGACTTTCTGAAAAGTTCTATTCCCTATTGTCACATTACAGCATAGAGGAAGCCGCAGTGGAATTAAAGGACTTTACTTCTACTGACCAGCAGAGGCATAGCACATATCTTGAAGCAAAGGCACAGATAGAAGCTAGATTAGCACAGCTACATGAAACTACATCCTGTAAATCTGCTTCTTCCAGACACTCAGGAAAATCTTCTAGATCTGCCCGCTCCTATCATAAATCCTCTTCTAAGTCACTGCGGTCCTGCTCTGTAAGGTCAACACTGAGCGACCAAATAGTCAAAGCTCGCCAGAAGGTCgcagcagcccaggttcaagcCGCCTGCTCTGAAAGAGAAGCAGCCATCAAAGCAGAAGCTAAACGCATTCAAGCAGAAACAGAGGCTCAGCTAGAAATCCTTCAGAAGAGTAAAGAAAAGGAAGTAGCATTGGTGGAATTATCCGTCTTGGAACAAGCCCTATTGGAAGAAGAAGGAGCAGCTTGTCCCAGCTTGGCTGCTTGTCAAGACCCCATTGAAAGGACCCTACAGTTCGTCTTAAGCCAGAACCACAACATCACAGTCCCACCTACAGTTGGAGATTTTTCTCATAATCATCCAGCATGTGGACCAGAAGGCAACGTGTCACAAAATCAAGCTGGTCAACTAGACACACCTGCTAACAGAGACACTCCGCAACTACCGCATGTCACAAAATCAAGTGAGTCAACCTACGCGGCTCACGTGCCACCGCAACCCTATGCGAATAGAGATTACAAGGGTACAGCAAAAGACTACAGGATGAACTCTATGACCCCTGTGATACAGTTCTCTTCAACTTCAAATGCTCAGAGACCTTCAGACGTCAGACCCTTACCTAGATTGAACCCATCTGCAACACCTTTCGctccaccaaccagccaacttCAGATACCAACCATGGCTCAAGTCAGCGCACCATCAGTGTCCCCGGTGGCTATAAAAACTGAAAGCATCGACGCTACGGAGCTCACCAAGAGTATGGCTTTACAAGAATTGATCACAACTGGACTGTATAAATTTGATGACCGCCCAGAGAACTACAGGAGTTGGAGATCTACATTTAAGGCGGTAATCAAGAGCTTGCCCGTTGAACCTCAAGCAGAACTCGATTTACTAATAAG agTTCGTGCGGAAGGTTGCAAAATCCAAGAATGA
- the LOC120933543 gene encoding uncharacterized protein LOC120933543 isoform X2, whose protein sequence is MSDRDPTESPAFNQDKADSLLYSARPARGPHPSLKAREVYEASKEETSSNLTALWHKTLSCIKTANETSNNPEQLNTALSRVKKAFENYKRLSEKFYSLLSHYSIEEAAVELKDFTSTDQQRHSTYLEAKAQIEARLAQLHETTSCKSASSRHSGKSSRSARSYHKSSSKSLRSCSVRSTLSDQIVKARQKVAAAQVQAACSEREAAIKAQLEILQKSKEKEVALVELSVLEQALLEEEGAACPSLAACQDPIERTLQFVLSQNHNITVPPTVGDFSHNHPACGPEGNVSQNQAGQLDTPANRDTPQLPHVTKSSESTYAAHVPPQPYANRDYKGTAKDYRMNSMTPVIQFSSTSNAQRPSDVRPLPRLNPSATPFAPPTSQLQIPTMAQVSAPSVSPVAIKTESIDATELTKSMALQELITTGLYKFDDRPENYRSWRSTFKAVIKSLPVEPQAELDLLIRYSGRQSSEQVKIHL, encoded by the exons ATGTCTGACAGAGATCCCACAGAGTCACCTGCATTTAACCAAGATAAAGCAGACTCTTTACTTTATTCTGCTCGTCCCGCTAGAGGCCCTCATCCATCCCTGAAGGCAAGAGAGGTTTATGAAGCAAGTAAGGAAGAAACATCTAGTAACCTGACTGCATTATGGCATAAGACTTTAAGTTGTATAAAAACCGCTAATGAAACTAGCAACAATCCTGAGCAATTGAACACTGCTCTCTCAAGGGTTAAGAAGGCATTTGAGAATTATAAAAGACTTTCTGAAAAGTTCTATTCCCTATTGTCACATTACAGCATAGAGGAAGCCGCAGTGGAATTAAAGGACTTTACTTCTACTGACCAGCAGAGGCATAGCACATATCTTGAAGCAAAGGCACAGATAGAAGCTAGATTAGCACAGCTACATGAAACTACATCCTGTAAATCTGCTTCTTCCAGACACTCAGGAAAATCTTCTAGATCTGCCCGCTCCTATCATAAATCCTCTTCTAAGTCACTGCGGTCCTGCTCTGTAAGGTCAACACTGAGCGACCAAATAGTCAAAGCTCGCCAGAAGGTCgcagcagcccaggttcaagcCGCCTGCTCTGAAAGAGAAGCAGCCATCAAA GCTCAGCTAGAAATCCTTCAGAAGAGTAAAGAAAAGGAAGTAGCATTGGTGGAATTATCCGTCTTGGAACAAGCCCTATTGGAAGAAGAAGGAGCAGCTTGTCCCAGCTTGGCTGCTTGTCAAGACCCCATTGAAAGGACCCTACAGTTCGTCTTAAGCCAGAACCACAACATCACAGTCCCACCTACAGTTGGAGATTTTTCTCATAATCATCCAGCATGTGGACCAGAAGGCAACGTGTCACAAAATCAAGCTGGTCAACTAGACACACCTGCTAACAGAGACACTCCGCAACTACCGCATGTCACAAAATCAAGTGAGTCAACCTACGCGGCTCACGTGCCACCGCAACCCTATGCGAATAGAGATTACAAGGGTACAGCAAAAGACTACAGGATGAACTCTATGACCCCTGTGATACAGTTCTCTTCAACTTCAAATGCTCAGAGACCTTCAGACGTCAGACCCTTACCTAGATTGAACCCATCTGCAACACCTTTCGctccaccaaccagccaacttCAGATACCAACCATGGCTCAAGTCAGCGCACCATCAGTGTCCCCGGTGGCTATAAAAACTGAAAGCATCGACGCTACGGAGCTCACCAAGAGTATGGCTTTACAAGAATTGATCACAACTGGACTGTATAAATTTGATGACCGCCCAGAGAACTACAGGAGTTGGAGATCTACATTTAAGGCGGTAATCAAGAGCTTGCCCGTTGAACCTCAAGCAGAACTCGATTTACTAATAAGGTATTCGGGGCGACAATCTTCAGAACAAGTAAAGATACATCTATAA